The DNA sequence GTATTCTGTCGGTAAAGATTCTTCAGTATTACTGCATTTGGCACGCAAAGCATTTTACCCAGGGAAAATTCCGTTTCCGTTATTGCATGTTGATACCAACTGGAAATTCAAAGAGATGATTGCATTTCGCGATAACATAGCAAAAAAATATGATTTTGATTTGCTGGTTCATAAAAACCCGCGCGGCATGGAGATGGGGATCAGTCCTTTTGAACACGGTAGTGCTAAACATACGGACATTATGAAAACCGAAGGCTTAAAACAAGCTTTGGATAAATACGGTTTTGATGCGGCCTTCGGCGGCGCACGTCGTGATGAAGAGAAATCTCGTGCAAAAGAGCGTGTTTATTCTTTCCGTGATAAAAAACATCGCTGGGATCCAAAAAACCAGCGTCCTGAATTATGGAATATTTATAACGCTAAAGTGGATCGCGGTGAAAGTATTCGTGTGTTCCCGCTGTCGAACTGGACAGAGCTTGATATCTGGCAGTATATCTATCAGGAAGATATCGAAATGGTGCCTTTATACTTTGCCAAAAAACGCCCGGTCGTTGAACGTGATGGTGCACTTATTATGGTCGATGATGAACGTATGCCGTTAAAAGAAGGTGAAGTGCCGGAAATGAAAATGGTCCGTTTCCGTACTCTAGGTTGTTACCCGTTAACCGGTGCGATTGAATCGCAAGCGACAACCCTGCCAGAAATTATCCAGGAAATGCTGTTAACCACCACCTCCGAGCGCCAAGGCCGAGTGATAGACAATGACTCTGCGGGATCTATGGAAAAGAAAAAGATGGAGGGATATTTCTAGCGCTCCGCGCTAGAAATAGCTGTCGGCTTTCAGCGGTCGGCTGTCGGTTTTTAAACAACCTTATCAATTAATATGTGCTAGACCATATAGAGAGATCAAATTTAATAAAGGATAATTTATGAATTTTGAAAAACTGGATGTATGGAAAAAATCAGCACGTTTATCTGCAGAATTATATAAAGCTACCGCAGATTTAAGAGATTATGGTTTTAGAGATCAGCTTACTCGTTCAGGTTTATCTGTACCGAGTAATATCGCTGAAGGTATGACGCGCAGTAGTAAAAAAGAAAAATGCCGTTTTTTGGAGATTGCTCGCTCGTCATTGGCTGAAGCGAGAACCCAAATTTACATTGGTATTGATATTGGTTATTTATCCTCTACTGAAGGTAAAAATTGGTTAGAACAAACACATCATATATCAATGATGATAACCGGTTTGATGAAAGCAGTAGAGTCAAACGAATAGCTTTATCTGACAGCTGAGCGCTGACAGCTAAAAGCTCAAAGGATTTGTTATGTCAAACGATTCAAACTTACTTGCGACTGATATCGAAGAATATCTGCGCGTTCATGAAAATAAAGATCTTATGCGTTTTATCACTTGTGGTAGCGTGGATGATGGTAAATCTACTTTAATTGGTCGCTTGTTATTTGATAGCAAAATGATTTTTGAAGATCATATGGCGGCTATTGAAAAAGATTCTAAAAAGTTTAATACCACTGATAACGATTTTGATTTGTCGTTACTGGTTGATGGTCTGCAGTCTGAACGAGAGCAGGGTATTACTATTGATGTGGCTTATCGTTACTTTGCCACGGAACAGCGTAAATTTATTATTGCTGATACGCCGGGGCATGAGCAATATACCCGTAATATGGTAACAGGTGCGTCGACTTGTGATTTGGCTATTATTTTGATTGATGCACGTTACGGTGTGCAGGTGCAAACGCGTCGTCACTCTTATATCTGTTCGCTATTGGGTATTAAGCATCTGGTTGTTGCGGTCAATAAAATGGATGCCGTTGATTATGATCAGGCTGTTTATAAAAAAATTAAAGCGGATTACCGTGAATTTGCTAAGCAGTTAAATATTGCTGATATCCGTTTTGTGCCTATTTCGGCATTAAAAGGCGATAACGTTGTTAATGAAAGTGAGAATATGACCTGGTACCCGGGTTCACCTTTATTACGTCTGCTGAATACTATTCAAATTGATACTGATATCAACGATAAGTTCCGCCTGGCGGTGCAGTATGTGAATCGCCCGAATTTAGATTTCCGTGGTTTCTGCGGTACGGTGGCGTCGGGTGAAATTCGGGTTGGCGATACTATTCAGGCATTGCCTTCGGGTAAACAGAGTAAAGTTAAATCTATTGTTACTTTTGATGGTGAGCTGGAAAGCGCTTTTGCAGGCATGGCGATTACTTTGACGCTGGAAGATGAAATTGATATCAGCCGCGGTAATATGATTGTTCGTCCCCATGAAAAACCCACGTCGAGCAAAAACTTTGTTGCCGATTTGGTCTGGATGACTGAAGAAGCATTACATGTTGACCGTGAATACATTATTAAAGCGGGCGCGCACTCTACTTTTGGTTCGGTTATTTCTATCAATAATAAAGTTGATGTTAATACCATGGAAAAATGTGAGGCGAATCAACTGGTATTAAATGAAATCGGCAGTTGCAATTTTGAGGTTGCTGAAGCGCTTCATTTTGACCGTTACAGTGAAAATCGTGCCACGGGCGCTTTTATTATGATTGACCGCCTGACTAATGCAACGGTAGGCGCAGGCATGATTAGCGGCTCGGTTGAAGCCCTTGCTAAAACAGCCCCTGAATACAGCGCCTTTGAAGTCGAATTTAATGCCCTGGTCCGCAAGCATTATCCGCATTGGGAAACCAAGGATATAACAAAGCTGTAAGGCTAAAACAAGGCTGTCTGCTGATTATATGGCTGTCGGTTGTCGGCTGTCTGTTTTCAGTCGATAGCTGATGACTGATAGCTGATGACTGATAACTGATGGCTGACTTCTATGAATATTGACTCCTATTTTGTTTTATCTGTTTTTGTCGGGACGATTATTGGCTTAATTAAGTTTCAACAGCGTCCTGCTTTTGTTTTTGGTATTACGCTGCTGATTTTGTTTGTCTCTAATATGGTGAGTACTGAACAGGTTGTGTCAAGTTTTGCTAATCAGGGATTGCTGACCTTAATACTGTTACTGGTTTGTTCACTTGCCCTTGAAAAAACCCGATTTTTACGGATGATTGCAACTAAGGTTATTCATAAAAGCTATGGAAAAACCTTTTTTCATTTGTTCAGTTTTACGGTTTTATCTTCCGCCTTATTAAATAATACCGCCGTAGTATCCACTATGTTGGCACCGATCCGCAATAACCCTCACCATGCTGGCAGTAAATTATTGTTGCCGCTGTCCTATGCCGCTATTCTCGGTGGTACGCTGACCCTTGTTGGTACCTCTACTAACTTAATTGTGAACAGTTTGGTGATAGGCGCAGGATTACCTCCCCTTTCTTTTTTTGATTTCACCCTGGTTGGCATCTGTCTGGTTATTACTTGTGGCATCGCGTTATGGTTTTTATCACGCTTTTTACCAGAACATCATGTTAATTCTGAAGTGCTGAAAACTTACTTTATAGATGCGAAAGTGGGCGAAAAATCGACCTTAGTGGGTAAAACCATTGAGGAGAATGGTTTTCGCCAGTTAGAATCATTATTTCTTGTTGAGATTGTGCGCGCCGAGCATTTGCTTAGCCCGGTGCCGCCTACCGAGGTATTGCAGATAAATGACCGCTTAATTTTTAGTGGTGATGTGGCCAAAGTTCAGCAATTAAATCAATTTGATGGTTTGTCTATTTTTGCTCATCATCAGGGCTTGCGGCTTGATAATCTAACTGAAGTGGTTATTCGTCCTGAAAGTGTCTTACTGGGTAGAACGTTAAAAAAAGCCGGGTTTCGTGCTTTATTTGATGCGGCCGTGGTTGCCATTAAGCGTGATGGGGAAAATTTATCCGGCAAGCTGGGTGAAGTGACTTTAAACGCGGGTGATTATCTGGTCTTAGCGGTTGGTGACGATTTTAAATCACGGCGTAATATCAGTAAAAACTTCATTTTGGTCAGCGGTGTTGAACTT is a window from the Psychromonas ingrahamii 37 genome containing:
- the cysD gene encoding sulfate adenylyltransferase subunit CysD, whose amino-acid sequence is MKKNRLTHLKALEAESIQIMREVAAEFDNPVMLYSVGKDSSVLLHLARKAFYPGKIPFPLLHVDTNWKFKEMIAFRDNIAKKYDFDLLVHKNPRGMEMGISPFEHGSAKHTDIMKTEGLKQALDKYGFDAAFGGARRDEEKSRAKERVYSFRDKKHRWDPKNQRPELWNIYNAKVDRGESIRVFPLSNWTELDIWQYIYQEDIEMVPLYFAKKRPVVERDGALIMVDDERMPLKEGEVPEMKMVRFRTLGCYPLTGAIESQATTLPEIIQEMLLTTTSERQGRVIDNDSAGSMEKKKMEGYF
- a CDS encoding four helix bundle protein, translated to MNFEKLDVWKKSARLSAELYKATADLRDYGFRDQLTRSGLSVPSNIAEGMTRSSKKEKCRFLEIARSSLAEARTQIYIGIDIGYLSSTEGKNWLEQTHHISMMITGLMKAVESNE
- the cysN gene encoding sulfate adenylyltransferase subunit CysN, producing MSNDSNLLATDIEEYLRVHENKDLMRFITCGSVDDGKSTLIGRLLFDSKMIFEDHMAAIEKDSKKFNTTDNDFDLSLLVDGLQSEREQGITIDVAYRYFATEQRKFIIADTPGHEQYTRNMVTGASTCDLAIILIDARYGVQVQTRRHSYICSLLGIKHLVVAVNKMDAVDYDQAVYKKIKADYREFAKQLNIADIRFVPISALKGDNVVNESENMTWYPGSPLLRLLNTIQIDTDINDKFRLAVQYVNRPNLDFRGFCGTVASGEIRVGDTIQALPSGKQSKVKSIVTFDGELESAFAGMAITLTLEDEIDISRGNMIVRPHEKPTSSKNFVADLVWMTEEALHVDREYIIKAGAHSTFGSVISINNKVDVNTMEKCEANQLVLNEIGSCNFEVAEALHFDRYSENRATGAFIMIDRLTNATVGAGMISGSVEALAKTAPEYSAFEVEFNALVRKHYPHWETKDITKL
- a CDS encoding SLC13 family permease is translated as MNIDSYFVLSVFVGTIIGLIKFQQRPAFVFGITLLILFVSNMVSTEQVVSSFANQGLLTLILLLVCSLALEKTRFLRMIATKVIHKSYGKTFFHLFSFTVLSSALLNNTAVVSTMLAPIRNNPHHAGSKLLLPLSYAAILGGTLTLVGTSTNLIVNSLVIGAGLPPLSFFDFTLVGICLVITCGIALWFLSRFLPEHHVNSEVLKTYFIDAKVGEKSTLVGKTIEENGFRQLESLFLVEIVRAEHLLSPVPPTEVLQINDRLIFSGDVAKVQQLNQFDGLSIFAHHQGLRLDNLTEVVIRPESVLLGRTLKKAGFRALFDAAVVAIKRDGENLSGKLGEVTLNAGDYLVLAVGDDFKSRRNISKNFILVSGVELDSMLSGGKALLAILGFFAAILGSALGLFTLFKGLIILLGLLILTGSVSSGELLRRLPAELWLIISSALALSYSLKNSGLLDVFSVFMDNYALGISPLFALVIIYILTWLLTELVTNNAAAALIFPIAYGLAVTLDANPMAFIMAVAFGASGSFVSPYGYQTNLMVFNAGQYKLIDFVKIGLPVSIIYGVVAVTAITLVFGL